One genomic region from Glaciimonas sp. PAMC28666 encodes:
- a CDS encoding thiolase family protein: MSQSRTNQPRVGIIGIGQSAFKPKRDDASYPDLVREAVVLAMAGSQLEFDDIDAIVYSLSPDAMVGIGNAERLGVDAVGGRNKRFLRINTGGATGISSVAAAYYHIASGASDVVMTAGADKVGECGDSQTVLNKIWDPIYERPLPLGTITMLAMSAVRYAEKYGMSQEDMAAVVVKNRYHASLNANAHLRKTTTVEEVMASRMISWPIKLMDCCPQSSGGGAMILASEKYIKDRNLDAVWITGLGHCSESYYIGDRMGNDFLADHADAFALSRSFERTYKMAGITDPQKQIHVAELYAPFSNTEFHSIEAAGLAKIGTSVAQLKEGRYTIGGEIPVNPSGGTLCTNAIAVTAMIRVAEVALQVWGKAGTHQVKGARVGVASGNGGDHQFFGTMVIEA, translated from the coding sequence ATGAGTCAATCACGTACGAATCAACCACGTGTAGGTATTATCGGCATCGGTCAATCCGCATTCAAGCCGAAACGTGACGACGCCAGTTATCCCGATCTGGTCCGCGAAGCCGTGGTGCTGGCGATGGCTGGCAGTCAGCTGGAATTCGACGATATCGATGCGATTGTCTATTCGCTGTCGCCGGATGCAATGGTCGGTATTGGTAATGCAGAACGTCTTGGCGTTGATGCTGTCGGTGGGCGCAACAAGCGTTTCCTGCGTATCAACACCGGTGGTGCGACTGGTATTTCCAGCGTGGCCGCAGCGTATTACCACATCGCTTCTGGTGCTAGTGACGTCGTCATGACAGCTGGTGCGGACAAGGTGGGCGAATGCGGTGATTCACAAACTGTACTCAACAAAATCTGGGATCCAATCTACGAGCGTCCATTGCCGTTGGGTACGATCACCATGCTGGCCATGTCTGCAGTTCGCTACGCGGAAAAGTATGGCATGTCGCAAGAAGATATGGCAGCCGTCGTGGTTAAGAACCGTTACCACGCTTCGTTGAATGCGAATGCGCATTTGCGTAAGACGACCACTGTCGAAGAAGTAATGGCCTCACGCATGATCAGCTGGCCTATCAAGTTGATGGATTGCTGCCCACAGTCGAGCGGTGGTGGTGCGATGATTCTGGCTTCAGAAAAGTACATTAAAGACCGCAATCTGGATGCTGTGTGGATCACTGGTCTGGGCCATTGCTCCGAGAGTTATTACATCGGTGACCGTATGGGTAATGACTTCCTGGCTGATCATGCCGACGCTTTTGCACTAAGTCGTTCGTTTGAGCGCACCTATAAAATGGCCGGTATCACCGACCCGCAAAAGCAGATTCACGTCGCCGAATTGTATGCACCGTTCAGCAACACCGAATTTCACTCAATCGAAGCAGCCGGTCTGGCCAAAATCGGTACCTCGGTGGCGCAATTGAAAGAAGGACGTTACACCATCGGTGGCGAAATTCCTGTCAATCCATCGGGCGGAACATTGTGCACTAATGCGATTGCAGTGACGGCGATGATTCGCGTAGCAGAAGTAGCGCTGCAAGTGTGGGGCAAAGCAGGAACGCATCAGGTAAAAGGCGCACGCGTCGGCGTCGCCAGTGGCAACGGTGGTGATCATCAGTTCTTTGGAACAATGGTCATCGAGGCATAA
- a CDS encoding Zn-ribbon domain-containing OB-fold protein, with product MELLKRREAWNITYNHALGETASWFYVQIRDHAKIYGRRCGETGRVLVPPRAFSDQTLEPTTEWVEVGPGGCIETFTMVYEPFQGLPDPPYAFGYVLLDGADTAIGGFFKGIDLADPAKAAKQMALKTRVVTKFAEVRTGDVLDFWFELEAN from the coding sequence ATGGAACTGCTGAAACGCCGCGAGGCCTGGAACATTACCTACAATCACGCACTGGGAGAGACAGCAAGCTGGTTCTACGTCCAGATTCGTGACCACGCCAAGATTTATGGTCGTCGTTGCGGCGAAACTGGCCGTGTGTTGGTGCCACCACGGGCTTTTTCTGACCAGACTCTGGAGCCAACCACTGAGTGGGTTGAAGTCGGTCCAGGCGGCTGTATCGAGACGTTCACAATGGTCTATGAGCCATTTCAAGGCTTGCCGGATCCTCCGTATGCTTTCGGTTATGTATTGCTGGATGGCGCTGATACCGCAATTGGTGGTTTCTTCAAAGGTATCGACCTGGCAGATCCGGCCAAAGCAGCGAAACAAATGGCATTAAAAACACGGGTTGTCACGAAGTTTGCAGAAGTTCGCACTGGTGATGTACTCGATTTCTGGTTCGAGCTGGAAGCAAACTGA
- a CDS encoding NAD(P)/FAD-dependent oxidoreductase, with protein MQTASRTAQRVAVIGAGAAGLCAAKHLLARGVEVVVYELGSFIGGLWVYQNDNGLSPAYRSLHLNSEVSITAYKDFPFPQDGPLYPDHFGVSRYLQAYAEKFGVVPHIRFRSKVVNVKAENGGWQVRLNDDSVERFTAVVIASGHQGVPKHAGWRDDFGGEYLHSNSYQVPEPFRDKRVLVVGMGNSAVDIASDICVVTKSTTISARSPVLVMPRMLFGVPTSRVLGKIEKRWMPWPMRRTMREILTRIVHGSMKQWGFVAPKTRTHPTSHPSLMGHFVWNRITAKPGIESVTGNEVRFVDGSVESFDTIIAATGYSVGLPFLSKNPGEAEEHKPDLFLRVVSPTQPGLYFVGLFNVAGGGNIRMMDDQAEWLAELVCGDVDLPDQAGMRHAIGQEQAFLQRHYPASPRYALELDPTFYRKQLATERKRSQGYRQRAAQRVQEA; from the coding sequence ATGCAAACGGCATCCAGAACCGCACAGCGGGTTGCGGTGATTGGTGCCGGTGCGGCTGGGCTCTGCGCCGCCAAGCACTTGTTGGCGCGCGGGGTCGAAGTCGTTGTCTATGAACTCGGTTCATTCATTGGTGGCCTGTGGGTCTATCAGAATGATAACGGCCTCTCACCGGCGTACCGATCGCTACATTTAAACTCTGAAGTCAGCATCACCGCCTATAAAGATTTCCCTTTTCCGCAAGATGGCCCGCTGTACCCGGATCACTTCGGCGTCAGTCGCTATCTGCAAGCCTATGCTGAAAAATTCGGCGTGGTGCCACATATCCGGTTTCGTTCTAAAGTGGTCAATGTCAAAGCCGAAAATGGCGGCTGGCAGGTGCGTCTGAATGACGACAGTGTTGAGCGGTTCACCGCCGTCGTGATTGCCAGCGGACATCAAGGCGTACCCAAGCATGCCGGATGGCGTGATGACTTTGGCGGCGAGTACCTGCACTCAAACAGTTATCAGGTTCCCGAACCATTCCGCGACAAACGCGTTCTGGTGGTCGGTATGGGTAACAGTGCCGTCGACATAGCCTCCGATATTTGTGTGGTCACCAAATCGACCACAATTTCTGCACGCTCACCAGTGCTCGTAATGCCGCGCATGCTGTTTGGCGTGCCGACTTCACGGGTGCTGGGCAAGATCGAAAAGCGCTGGATGCCTTGGCCGATGCGCCGCACCATGCGTGAAATACTCACTCGCATTGTGCACGGCAGCATGAAACAATGGGGTTTTGTTGCGCCTAAAACGCGTACCCATCCGACTAGTCACCCAAGCCTGATGGGGCATTTTGTCTGGAACCGCATCACGGCGAAACCTGGGATTGAGTCGGTAACAGGAAATGAAGTGCGCTTTGTGGACGGCAGCGTGGAATCATTCGACACGATTATTGCGGCCACAGGTTATTCGGTTGGTTTACCTTTCCTGAGCAAAAATCCAGGTGAGGCAGAAGAGCACAAGCCGGACCTCTTCCTGCGCGTCGTTTCGCCAACGCAGCCCGGTTTATATTTCGTTGGATTGTTTAACGTCGCCGGTGGCGGCAACATTCGCATGATGGACGATCAGGCTGAATGGCTAGCCGAGTTGGTGTGCGGCGATGTCGATTTACCGGACCAGGCAGGAATGCGCCACGCGATAGGGCAAGAGCAAGCATTTCTGCAACGCCATTATCCCGCCAGCCCGCGCTACGCACTCGAGCTTGATCCAACATTCTATCGCAAGCAACTCGCAACAGAGCGCAAGCGTAGTCAGGGCTATCGCCAACGTGCCGCACAGCGCGTGCAGGAAGCATAA
- a CDS encoding thiolase family protein, which yields MMSLRDKSCVTGVGETVYMRGSSKTAFELQIEASLKAIADAGLTPKDIDGIIPVGIVSGTADDFIENFGIPDMRFSAIIPHGGASPVMALQCAAAAVAAGVCNHVLITFGRNVSAASNKAGARIHQMPQFHFVTEFEYPIGAIAPAQLYAPMARRHMALYGTTVEQFGEVAVACRKHALLNDNALMKKPITLEDHRNSRMIADPFRLLDCSLESDGGAAIIVSASERAGDLRQPRVYISGVAAGHPDSPGSITQRPDMTSLGIAKAAPRAFQMAGVTHDDIDLTQIYDCFTYAVIRQLEDIGFCAKGEGGPFVENGRLQLGGALPTNTHGGLLSQAHVWGLNHIVELVRQLRGQGGRAQVENAEVGLVSGYGDMGDGALAILRRG from the coding sequence ATGATGTCCTTGCGTGACAAGTCCTGTGTAACCGGTGTTGGCGAAACGGTTTACATGCGCGGTTCTTCTAAAACTGCGTTTGAACTTCAGATCGAGGCATCGCTGAAAGCTATCGCTGACGCCGGTCTGACCCCAAAGGATATTGATGGGATCATTCCGGTCGGCATTGTCAGTGGCACCGCCGACGATTTCATAGAAAACTTTGGGATTCCGGATATGCGTTTTTCGGCGATTATTCCCCACGGTGGTGCCAGTCCGGTGATGGCGTTGCAATGCGCCGCTGCTGCGGTCGCCGCTGGCGTATGCAATCACGTATTGATTACCTTTGGACGCAACGTCAGCGCTGCGTCCAACAAGGCCGGAGCACGCATCCATCAGATGCCGCAGTTCCATTTTGTGACCGAATTTGAATACCCGATCGGCGCGATCGCACCGGCGCAGCTATACGCACCGATGGCGCGGCGCCACATGGCGTTGTACGGCACAACGGTTGAGCAGTTCGGGGAGGTCGCAGTGGCTTGCCGTAAGCACGCATTGCTCAATGACAATGCGTTGATGAAAAAACCGATCACGTTGGAGGATCATCGCAATTCGCGCATGATCGCCGATCCGTTTCGATTGCTGGATTGCAGTCTGGAGAGCGACGGCGGTGCCGCTATTATCGTAAGCGCATCTGAGCGCGCCGGTGATTTACGCCAACCGCGTGTGTACATTTCAGGCGTGGCCGCCGGTCATCCCGATTCACCGGGATCAATCACGCAGCGTCCGGATATGACCAGTCTAGGGATTGCGAAAGCCGCGCCACGTGCTTTTCAGATGGCTGGCGTCACCCACGACGATATTGACCTGACCCAAATCTATGACTGCTTTACGTATGCTGTCATTCGCCAGTTAGAAGACATCGGTTTCTGCGCAAAAGGCGAGGGTGGTCCGTTCGTGGAAAACGGTCGTTTACAACTGGGTGGCGCATTGCCGACCAATACCCATGGCGGCTTGTTATCGCAGGCACATGTCTGGGGCCTGAACCATATCGTTGAGTTGGTGCGGCAATTGCGTGGTCAAGGTGGACGGGCACAAGTTGAGAATGCTGAAGTCGGCCTGGTGTCCGGCTATGGTGATATGGGCGATGGCGCGTTAGCCATTCTGCGCAGAGGATAA